CGAGCGGCTACATCGAGATCGACGGCCGAGTGGTCTTTGACAACGGCTGGCATAAGGTGGACCTCCTCCAACTTCGCCGCGAAAAGATCGGGTTCATCCTTCAATCGTTTAACCTCCTCCCCTTCCTGACCACCCTGGAAAATGTGCTCATCGCCATGGACTTGGTGGGCAGGCGGGGGAAAGAGGCCAGAGAGAGGGCGACCGGCTTGCTAGACTATCTGCAAGTGGCGCACCGCCTCGGTACGTACCCGGAGAACCTTTCCGGCGGGGAGAAGCAGCGGGTCGCCATCGCCCGGGCGATGGCGAACGACCCCAAGATCCTCCTCGCGGATGAGCCGACGGCCCAGCTCGACACGGAACGGGGGAAGACCGTCATGAGCCTCATGAAGAAGCTGGCCAAGGAGAAGCACTCCGCCGTGATCGTCGTCACGCACGATCGCAGGATGGTAGAGGACTTCGATCGCATTTACATGCTGGAGGACGGGAGGATGGTGAATCATCAACAATAGAGACTATCCAGCGCATAAGGCCT
This genomic stretch from Candidatus Methylomirabilis tolerans harbors:
- a CDS encoding ABC transporter ATP-binding protein, with protein sequence MEPVVRVRKLTKVYGSGDTAVTALADAGLEVFPAELVAIIGPSGSGKTTLLTAIGCVKEPTSGYIEIDGRVVFDNGWHKVDLLQLRREKIGFILQSFNLLPFLTTLENVLIAMDLVGRRGKEARERATGLLDYLQVAHRLGTYPENLSGGEKQRVAIARAMANDPKILLADEPTAQLDTERGKTVMSLMKKLAKEKHSAVIVVTHDRRMVEDFDRIYMLEDGRMVNHQQ